In Acipenser ruthenus chromosome 16, fAciRut3.2 maternal haplotype, whole genome shotgun sequence, the following proteins share a genomic window:
- the LOC117412076 gene encoding G-protein coupled receptor 22-like, with the protein METDSYRGLLETSDGFDPELGGWSLPYPLWLQVSLTGFLMLEIVLGFSSNLTVLVLYCMQSSLVDSVSNTVTMNLHVLDIIVCVVCAPLTIVVILLPLEHNAALLCCFHEACVTFTSIATAVNVLVISMDRYDISVRPANRILTPPRAALLLACVWAVSLAVFFIPFLEVRFFGDPGEGGGSEAAWENRTLLCLSGAGGRWQADYHRELGMYYHLLLQIPMFFVAMVVMLVTYYKILQALNIKIGSHFKRSQRRKNAGSSGSVGNSSNKNKNKKKKRKSSGQMVTAPSETKLLTQPPPLIPSSTPQPPAPQMGVQASVSVIIALRRAVKRHRDRRERQKRVFRMSVIIISTFLGCWAPISVVNLLILCLGPSDSLVTVRICFLALAYGSTVFHPLLYAFTRQKLRKVLKSKVRKRVVSLLQVDPAPSGTVIHNSWVEPRKGGRRPRLECSDATDRCLTEAVRE; encoded by the coding sequence ATGGAGACGGACAGCTACAGGGGGCTCCTGGAGACCAGCGACGGCTTTGACCCCGAGTTGGGGGGCTGGTCCCTGCCCTACCCGCTGTGGCTCCAGGTCTCCCTCACAGGCTTCCTGATGCTGGAGATCGTGCTGGGCTTCAGCAGCAACCTGACTGTGCTGGTGCTCTACTGCATGCAGTCCAGCCTGGTGGACTCGGTCAGCAACACGGTGACCATGAACCTGCACGTGCTGGACATCATCGTGTGCGTGGTGTGCGCGCCGCTCACCATCGTGGTCATCCTGCTGCCACTGGAGCACAACGCAGCCCTGCTATGCTGCTTCCACGAGGCCTGCGTCACCTTCACCAGCATCGCCACGGCCGTCAATGTGCTGGTCATCAGCATGGACCGCTACGACATCTCCGTGCGGCCCGCCAACCGCATCCTGACCCCTCCCCGCGCCGCCCTGCTGCTGGCCTGTGTGTGGGCCGTCTCCCTGGCCGTCTTCTTCATCCCCTTTCTGGAGGTGCGCTTTTTCGGGGACCCGGGTGAGGGGGGCGGCAGTGAAGCGGCCTGGGAGAACCGCACCCTGCTGTGCCTGAGCGGGGCAGGAGGGAGGTGGCAGGCGGACTATCACAGAGAGCTGGGAATGTACTACCATCTGCTCCTTCAGATCCCCATGTTCTTCGTGGCCATGGTGGTCATGCTGGTCACCTACTACAAAATCCTGCAGGCGCTCAACATCAAGATCGGCTCACACTTCAAGAGGAGCCAGCGGCGCAAGAACGCCGGGAGCAGCGGGAGCGTCGGCAACAGCagcaacaagaacaagaacaagaagaagaagaggaaatCTTCCGGCCAGATGGTCACTGCCCCCAGCGAGACCAAACTCCTGACCCAGCCCCCTCCCCTCATCCCCAGCTCcaccccccagcccccagcccctcaGATGGGGGTCCAGGCTTCCGTCTCGGTCATCATCGCCCTGCGGAGGGCGGTGAAGCGGCACCGGGACCGTCGTGAGCGCCAGAAGAGGGTGTTCCGGATGTCTGTGATCATCATCTCCACGTTCCTGGGCTGCTGGGCTCCCATCTCGGTGGTGAACCTGCTGATCCTGTGcctgggccccagcgacagccTGGTGACAGTGCGGATCTGCTTCCTCGCCCTGGCGTACGGCTCCACCGTCTTCCACCCTCTGCTCTACGCCTTCACCCGGCAGAAGCTGCGCAAGGTGCTGAAGAGCAAGGTGCGGAAGCGCGTGGTGTCGCTGCTGCAGGTCGACCCAGCCCCCAGCGGCACCGTCATCCACAACTCCTGGGTGGAGCCCAGGAAGGGGGGCCGCAGGCCGAGGCTGGAGTGCAGCGACGCCACGGACCGCTGCCTCACCGAGGCTGTCAGGGAGTGA
- the LOC131697676 gene encoding lipid transferase CIDEC-like isoform X1: MLECTVCLPDTETTANNINTRRADSEWVDCSEVLLIMDYAMKSLSKYVSASASMTQQLLTGPATRPKPFRVANFNRSIKKGIMADGLRDLLNKLPDALHVSSVCSLVLEEDGTMVDTEEFFQTLDDNTVFVVLDKGQEWTPSDNGEYRLHLTDRPRRRKDVARITFDLYKSNPRDLIGCLNVKATLYGMYTVSYDLRCYGAKKMMKEALRWTLFSMQATGHVLLGTSCYMQQLLDEEEQGAEQKEQLTQPTQLQSILWGKTAV, from the exons ATGCTGGAGTGCACGGTGTGCCTGCCCGACACAGAGACTACAGCTAATAATATTAACACACGGAGAGCTGACAGCGA GTGGGTTGACTGCAGTGAAGTGTTGCTGATCATGGATTACGCAATGAAGTCTCTCTCCAA GTACGTCTCCGCCAGCGCCTCCATGACCCAGCAGCTGCTCACCGGCCCCGCCACCCGACCCAAACCCTTCCGGGTCGCAAACTTCAACCGCAGCATCAAGAAGGGCATCATGGCTGACGGGCTGAGGGACCTGCTGAAcaag CTCCCGGATGCCCTGCATGTATCCAGTGTGTGCTCTCTGGTCCTCGAGGAGGACGGGACGATGGTGGACACAGAGGAGTTCTTCCAGACCCTGGACGACAACACTGTCTTTGTCGTGCTGGACAAGGGACAGGAGTGGACCCCCAGTGAT AATGGAGAGTACCGCTTGCACCTCACGGACAGGCCTCGCCGCAGGAAGGATGTGGCCAGGATCACCTTTGACCTCTACAAGTCGAACCCCCGTGATTTAATTGGCTGCCTGAACGTGAAGGCCACCCTGTACGGCATGTACACCGTGTCATATGACCTGCGCTGCTACGGGGCCAAGAAGATGATGAA GGAGGCCCTGCGCTGGACCCTCTTCTCCATGCAGGCCACAGGCCACGTCCTATTGGGCACATCCTGCTACATGCAGCAGCTATTGGACGAGGAGGAGCAGGGGGCGGAGCAGAAAGAGCAGCTGACCCAGCCCACGCAGCTGCAGAGCATCCTATGGGGAAAGACGGCGGTGTGA
- the LOC131697676 gene encoding lipid transferase CIDEC-like isoform X2, protein MDYAMKSLSKYVSASASMTQQLLTGPATRPKPFRVANFNRSIKKGIMADGLRDLLNKLPDALHVSSVCSLVLEEDGTMVDTEEFFQTLDDNTVFVVLDKGQEWTPSDNGEYRLHLTDRPRRRKDVARITFDLYKSNPRDLIGCLNVKATLYGMYTVSYDLRCYGAKKMMKEALRWTLFSMQATGHVLLGTSCYMQQLLDEEEQGAEQKEQLTQPTQLQSILWGKTAV, encoded by the exons ATGGATTACGCAATGAAGTCTCTCTCCAA GTACGTCTCCGCCAGCGCCTCCATGACCCAGCAGCTGCTCACCGGCCCCGCCACCCGACCCAAACCCTTCCGGGTCGCAAACTTCAACCGCAGCATCAAGAAGGGCATCATGGCTGACGGGCTGAGGGACCTGCTGAAcaag CTCCCGGATGCCCTGCATGTATCCAGTGTGTGCTCTCTGGTCCTCGAGGAGGACGGGACGATGGTGGACACAGAGGAGTTCTTCCAGACCCTGGACGACAACACTGTCTTTGTCGTGCTGGACAAGGGACAGGAGTGGACCCCCAGTGAT AATGGAGAGTACCGCTTGCACCTCACGGACAGGCCTCGCCGCAGGAAGGATGTGGCCAGGATCACCTTTGACCTCTACAAGTCGAACCCCCGTGATTTAATTGGCTGCCTGAACGTGAAGGCCACCCTGTACGGCATGTACACCGTGTCATATGACCTGCGCTGCTACGGGGCCAAGAAGATGATGAA GGAGGCCCTGCGCTGGACCCTCTTCTCCATGCAGGCCACAGGCCACGTCCTATTGGGCACATCCTGCTACATGCAGCAGCTATTGGACGAGGAGGAGCAGGGGGCGGAGCAGAAAGAGCAGCTGACCCAGCCCACGCAGCTGCAGAGCATCCTATGGGGAAAGACGGCGGTGTGA